Below is a window of Rhodopseudomonas sp. P2A-2r DNA.
GCAACGAGGAGTCGATCTCGACGCCGCGGTTCATCGGGCCGGGATGCATCACCAGCGCGTCGGGCTTGGCATAGGCCAGCTTCTTCTGGTCGAGGCCGTAATACTGGAAGTATTCCTGGCTAGACGGCACGAACGAGCCGTTCATGCGCTCACGCTGCAGCCGCAGCATCATCACGATATCGGCGCCCTCGAGGCCCTCGCGCATGTCGCGAAACACCTCGACGCCCATGCGCTCGATGCCCGGTGGCAGCAGGGTGGACGGCGCCACCACGCGGACGCGCGCGCCGATGGCGTTGAGCAGGATGATGTTGGAGCGCGCCACGCGTGAATGCAGCACGTCGCCGCATATCGCCACCACGAGGCCTTCGAGCCGGCCCTTGTTGCGGCGGATGGTCAACGCATCGAGCAGCGCCTGGGTGGGATGCTCATGGGCGCCGTCGCCGGCATTGATGACGGAGCCGTCGACCTTGCGCGCCAACAGCTCGACCGCGCCGGAGGAGTGATGACGCATCACCAGGATGTCCGGATGCATGGCGTTCAGCGTCATCGCGGTGTCGATCAGCGTCTCGCCCTTCTTGATCGAGGACGACGCCACCGACATGTTCATCACGTCGGCGCCGAGGCGCTTGCCGGCGAGTTCGAACGAGGATTGGGTCCGCGTCGAGTTCTCGAAAAACAGATTGATCTGGGTGCGACCGCGCAAGCTGGTGCGCTTCTTGTCGACCTGACGATTCAGCTCGACATATTCTTCGGAAAGATCCAGCAGGCCGGTGATCTCGGCGGCGGAAAGGCCCTCTATGCCCAGCAAATGCCGGTGGCCGAGGACAAAGGTCGATTTCGTTGCAAGGGTCATTAAAACGAAAGCTATAAGGAGACTTCAAAAGCGGGGCAAGGGCGATTCTGGGTCCGGTCCGGCGCTGCGGACTTATCCCCCGATCTGTCCGCCGGGACCCGCCGCATTGTCGCCCTGTTTGGGCTACCGGGAGCGCCAGGATGTGCAATTTGAAACGGACAGTGCCTTCGCCGATTGACCGCGCCGCGCAGCCCGTAGTCGCCGGCATGAAATCGCTGGTATTTGGGGTAAGCTTGCAGCGAATCTCTCCAGCCGGGACTGCTCGATGACGTCTGCAGCGAACCTCGACGCATTCAACCAGTCGCCGCCCTTTGTGGACATCGACCTGTTCGCAACCGATCGCCCCCTGGTGGAAGCGGTTGCATTCAATGACGGCTCCTCTGGCTTCGTCGCGCATTCCAGTTTCGGTCAGCTGTGGGGCTCGGCCGAAATGGCGCAGCGCGGTCGACTCGCCAACGAGAATCCTCCGGTGCTGACGACCGTCGACGCAGGCGGCAACCGCATCGACCGGGTCGAATTTCATCCGGCCTATCACGAACTGATGGCCCACAGCGTCGATGCCGGAATCCACAATTCCAGCTGGACCGCCGATGGCAAGCCGGCTGGCGGCGCATCGGAAGTATTGCGCGCGGCGCGCTTCTACATGGCGGCACAAGTCGAGACCGGGCATCTTTGTCCGCTCACCATGACCCGCGCTGCGGTGGCTGCGCTGGCATCGCAGCCGGGCGTGCTGGCGCAGGCCATGCCGATCATCGCCAGCACCAGCTATGATCCCGCCTTCGCCCCATGGCGTGCGAAAAGCGGCATGACGATCGGTATGGGCATGACGGAGAAGCAGGGCGGCACCGACGTGCGCAGCAACTCCACCCGCGCCATGCGCGACGGCGATGCCTATCGGATCACCGGCCACAAATGGTTCATGTCGGCGCCGATGTGCGATGCCTTCCTGGTGCTGGCGCAGGCCGATGACGGCCTGACCTGTTTCTTCATGCCGCGGTTCCGGCCGGACGGCTCGGTCAACGGGATCGAATTCCAGCGCCTGAAGAACAAGCTCGGCAACCGCTCCAACGCCTCCTCGGAAGTGGAATTCAGGGACGCCTATGCGCTCCGCGTCGGCGACGAAGGCAAGGGTATCCGCACTATCATTCAGATGGTGCAGCTGACCCGGCAGGATTGCGCCACGGCCTCGGCCGGGCTGATGCGCTCGGGCCTGGCGCATGCGTTGCATCATGCCCGGCATCGCACGGTGTTCCAGAAGCATCTTGCCGACCAACCCATGATGCAGAGCGTGCTCGCCGACATGGCGCTGCATGTGGAGGCCTGCACGGCCTTGGTGATGCGGCTTTGCAGATCGTTCGACCAGGCCGCCACCGATCCTACGGAAGCCGCCTATATGCGGCTGCTGACGCCGGCGGTGAAATACTGGGTGTGCAAATCGGCGCCCGGGTTCCTCTATGAGGCGATGGAGTGCCTTGGCGGCAACGGCTATGTCGAGGACAGTATCCTGGCCCGGCATTACCGGGAGGCGCCGGTCAATGCGATCTGGGAAGGCTCCGGCAACGTGATGTGCCTCGACGTGCTGCGCGCCTTGTCGCGCGAGGGCGATGCGGCGGTCGCCGTGCTGCAGACCCTGATGGCGGAGACCAGCGGTCTGCCCGCTGCCGCGGAGGCGGCGTCGTTCGCGATCAAGACCATGCTGCGGCCAGACAACGAACGTGTCGCGCGTCAGGCGGTGGAAACGCTGGCGATGCTGGCTGCCGCCGCGGCGTTGAACATCGTCCACCCGCTGCATGCGGAATTGTTCGTCAAGACGCGGCTCGACAGTGGACGCAGCACGATGTACGGCGGTGCCGATTTTACCGCGGCGCAGAGCCGGGCGCTGCTGCAGCGGGCGCTGCCTGCATGACCTCGACGGAAACGCCGCTCGATCCCTCAGCCCCCGTGAAGTCGCCCCGCGCGCCAAGAATCTGGAAGTTCTGGGGCACCACGCTGTGGGGACTGGTCATCTTCGCGGCCCTGTTTCTCGGCCAACTGGCGGTGGTGGCCTGGCTGATCCTGCGCGGAGATTCGAGCTTCGATTTTTCCATGCTCAGGACCATGCTGAGCAGTGGCACCACCATCTCGCTGTCGGTGATGATGGGCCTGCCGGCGGTCTGCGCGGCGATCTGGCTGGCGACGCGGATCTCCGGCACCCCGTTCGCCGACTATCTGGCGCTGCGTGGCACCTCGTGGAGAAACTTTGTGCTTGGCGCCATCAGTCTGATGGTGCTGGTCGGTTGCTGGGATCTCCTGTCGCGGGCGCTGGGCCGCAACGTGGCGCCGGGCTTCATGGTTGACGTGCTGCGCTCTGCCCAGGCCGACGGTGCGTTATGGTTGCTGGTGCTGGCGTTCTGCGTCGCCGCACCGATGACCGAGGAGTTCTTCGTTCGCGGCTTTCTCTATCGCGGCTGGTCGGAATCCTTTCTGCGGCCGGCGGGGGCCATCCTGCTGTTATCCGCAGTGTGGACCGCGATGCACCTGCAATATGACTGGTTCTTCTTCGGCGAGGTGTTTTCCATCGGCCTGCTGCTCGGCTGGCTACGCTATCGCTGCAACTCGATCTGGCTGAC
It encodes the following:
- a CDS encoding acyl-CoA dehydrogenase family protein codes for the protein MTSAANLDAFNQSPPFVDIDLFATDRPLVEAVAFNDGSSGFVAHSSFGQLWGSAEMAQRGRLANENPPVLTTVDAGGNRIDRVEFHPAYHELMAHSVDAGIHNSSWTADGKPAGGASEVLRAARFYMAAQVETGHLCPLTMTRAAVAALASQPGVLAQAMPIIASTSYDPAFAPWRAKSGMTIGMGMTEKQGGTDVRSNSTRAMRDGDAYRITGHKWFMSAPMCDAFLVLAQADDGLTCFFMPRFRPDGSVNGIEFQRLKNKLGNRSNASSEVEFRDAYALRVGDEGKGIRTIIQMVQLTRQDCATASAGLMRSGLAHALHHARHRTVFQKHLADQPMMQSVLADMALHVEACTALVMRLCRSFDQAATDPTEAAYMRLLTPAVKYWVCKSAPGFLYEAMECLGGNGYVEDSILARHYREAPVNAIWEGSGNVMCLDVLRALSREGDAAVAVLQTLMAETSGLPAAAEAASFAIKTMLRPDNERVARQAVETLAMLAAAAALNIVHPLHAELFVKTRLDSGRSTMYGGADFTAAQSRALLQRALPA
- a CDS encoding CPBP family intramembrane glutamic endopeptidase, with the translated sequence MTSTETPLDPSAPVKSPRAPRIWKFWGTTLWGLVIFAALFLGQLAVVAWLILRGDSSFDFSMLRTMLSSGTTISLSVMMGLPAVCAAIWLATRISGTPFADYLALRGTSWRNFVLGAISLMVLVGCWDLLSRALGRNVAPGFMVDVLRSAQADGALWLLVLAFCVAAPMTEEFFVRGFLYRGWSESFLRPAGAILLLSAVWTAMHLQYDWFFFGEVFSIGLLLGWLRYRCNSIWLTVFVHGLNNLAATVQSIWLASHP